A single genomic interval of Alistipes provencensis harbors:
- a CDS encoding RagB/SusD family nutrient uptake outer membrane protein, whose amino-acid sequence MKKITYLGLSLLFSAAAVSCSMDFEPTGAYSDKTFWYSAKNAESGLTGCYLPLRNGSMFGGMAIAMEECATPNAYNYSNTLNWNDLAKGSHTADGTIFAGRWKDAYTGIGRCNMLLQHIDLNKELSTEAITQMKAQARFLRALYYSVLTTYYYKAPLIVDSPDISQVGRTRTDRAEMIRFIVDELGAVSKILPRTYTAKTDLGRPTAGAALALRARVLCFEASALCNPGHEAKPWEDAADAAWDVLELGVYSLYQDGYAKLFTEAAEHSSESIFNVEAVSNPLGLGHSMDIVMRQYNGAAPLGNFVDSYWMKDGKPREESAYADSKNYDDLDPRFGQTIVYPGATWMGETVKTDNTNVRFTNKQTGFIYKKYTVYTEKVPGDQELNLGENSSPTNIMLLRYADVLLMYAEAKNELGEMTEEIWNRTVKAIRQRAGFTSSSALAYPGNDADAVRRHIRYERRVELAGEGTYYNDLRRWREAENVMNDLSIYKYDGTLIGTRNFNKERDYWWPVPSSQIEIAPTLRPNNPGW is encoded by the coding sequence ATGAAAAAGATCACATATCTCGGACTGAGCCTGCTGTTCTCCGCGGCTGCCGTTTCGTGTTCGATGGATTTCGAGCCGACGGGTGCATACAGCGACAAGACTTTCTGGTATAGTGCCAAAAATGCGGAGAGCGGGCTGACCGGCTGTTATCTTCCGCTGCGCAATGGCAGCATGTTCGGGGGCATGGCTATCGCCATGGAGGAGTGCGCCACGCCCAATGCTTACAACTACTCCAATACGCTCAACTGGAACGATCTTGCCAAGGGCAGCCACACGGCCGACGGCACTATCTTTGCCGGCCGCTGGAAGGATGCCTACACCGGTATAGGCCGCTGCAACATGCTGCTTCAGCATATCGATCTCAACAAGGAGCTTTCGACCGAAGCGATTACCCAGATGAAGGCGCAAGCGCGTTTTCTGCGGGCTCTTTATTATTCGGTGCTTACTACTTATTACTACAAGGCCCCGTTGATCGTCGATTCTCCCGATATTTCGCAGGTAGGCCGTACGCGTACCGATCGGGCGGAGATGATCCGCTTTATCGTCGATGAACTGGGAGCCGTTTCGAAGATCCTGCCCCGGACATACACAGCCAAGACCGACCTTGGACGCCCTACCGCAGGCGCCGCACTGGCGCTCCGCGCCCGGGTACTCTGCTTCGAGGCAAGCGCCCTGTGCAATCCCGGACACGAGGCGAAGCCTTGGGAGGATGCCGCCGATGCCGCATGGGACGTTCTGGAGCTGGGGGTTTATTCGCTGTATCAGGACGGTTATGCAAAACTTTTCACCGAGGCGGCCGAGCACTCTTCGGAGTCGATCTTCAATGTCGAGGCTGTTTCCAACCCGCTCGGGCTGGGACACAGCATGGATATCGTGATGCGTCAGTATAACGGTGCGGCCCCGCTCGGGAACTTCGTCGACAGCTATTGGATGAAGGACGGGAAACCTCGTGAAGAGTCCGCCTATGCCGATTCGAAAAATTATGACGATCTCGATCCGCGCTTCGGGCAGACGATCGTCTATCCCGGAGCGACTTGGATGGGCGAAACCGTGAAGACCGACAATACCAACGTCCGATTTACCAACAAACAGACCGGGTTTATCTATAAGAAATACACGGTTTACACCGAAAAGGTGCCGGGTGATCAGGAACTGAACTTAGGTGAGAACAGTTCGCCGACGAACATCATGCTGTTGCGTTATGCCGACGTGCTGCTGATGTATGCCGAGGCCAAGAACGAGCTGGGCGAGATGACCGAGGAGATTTGGAACCGGACCGTGAAGGCGATTCGCCAGCGTGCGGGGTTCACCTCTTCCTCCGCATTGGCTTATCCGGGGAACGATGCCGACGCCGTGCGCCGTCATATCCGCTATGAACGCCGTGTCGAGCTGGCGGGAGAAGGCACCTATTACAACGACCTGCGTCGTTGGCGCGAAGCCGAAAACGTGATGAACGATCTCAGTATCTACAAATACGACGGCACGCTGATCGGTACGCGTAATTTCAACAAGGAGCGGGATTACTGGTGGCCCGTGCCGTCGAGCCAGATCGAAATCGCCCCGACGCTTCGCCCCAACAATCCCGGCTGGTAG
- a CDS encoding FISUMP domain-containing protein: MKRLIRYAAWLLSGALLTTACSDDEPAVPSQPDFIVVGLEAPYTVRMGDSFELSVPEESGAEDYFWSLPEMLNIVEGENTSRLLVAGLAEGVIPAGVITVTARNAAGASTPRTLWKEIVITGLPPRPAYVQSSIVGSLTVDLDEEFSVYVPGDEQVATYSWTVPEALTIVGGGDTERVVLKANRKSVNIPANSITVTTVSKTGLSETHHFEKMICVLPTDGYPAKRYGTKTWMTVNLNNAGEDGSVGRTAPDDPDGSKYGRYYTWAEAMTGLSAGANPYVYGASGTDDMGNSYTLNNGVTSYNVQIRGICPEGWHVPNAYDFYDLASGIADDYGLRKSSLEEVLAAKEGIYMPDSRETNPMATMNMVDHGFVASYLRGSRPAAEGGLWAANANAVDGGTMFNLTKPSGIFPVGKYPMYFPDVIERIGFNILPCGKYTGDKFGSFGTYSFHWTATVTSDNKNYRITIGNNSCNFSTYAETGSSNNVRCVANY, encoded by the coding sequence ATGAAACGACTTATTCGATATGCGGCATGGCTGCTCTCCGGAGCTCTGCTTACGACCGCATGCAGCGATGATGAACCTGCGGTCCCGTCGCAGCCCGATTTTATCGTCGTGGGGCTTGAGGCTCCTTATACCGTCCGGATGGGCGATTCGTTCGAACTTTCGGTTCCGGAAGAGTCCGGAGCGGAGGATTACTTCTGGAGCCTGCCCGAAATGCTCAATATCGTCGAGGGCGAAAATACCTCGCGTCTTTTGGTGGCCGGGTTGGCCGAGGGCGTCATTCCGGCCGGTGTCATCACCGTTACCGCCCGGAACGCTGCGGGGGCCAGCACTCCCCGTACCCTGTGGAAAGAGATCGTCATCACGGGGCTTCCCCCGCGTCCGGCTTATGTGCAGAGTTCGATCGTCGGTTCGCTGACGGTGGATCTGGACGAAGAGTTCTCGGTCTATGTTCCCGGCGATGAACAAGTGGCGACCTATTCATGGACGGTTCCGGAGGCATTGACTATCGTCGGCGGAGGCGATACGGAACGGGTTGTGCTCAAGGCCAACCGCAAGTCGGTGAACATTCCTGCAAACAGCATTACGGTGACCACGGTCAGCAAGACGGGGCTTTCGGAGACCCATCACTTCGAAAAGATGATCTGTGTGCTGCCGACCGACGGATATCCGGCCAAGCGCTACGGTACCAAAACATGGATGACCGTGAATCTCAATAATGCCGGAGAGGACGGTTCGGTGGGCCGCACGGCGCCCGATGATCCCGACGGTTCGAAATACGGCCGTTACTATACATGGGCCGAAGCCATGACGGGGCTCTCCGCCGGGGCTAATCCCTATGTGTACGGGGCTTCGGGAACCGACGATATGGGTAATTCCTATACGCTCAATAACGGAGTCACATCGTACAATGTCCAGATTCGCGGCATCTGTCCCGAGGGGTGGCATGTTCCCAACGCCTATGATTTTTACGATCTGGCATCAGGTATCGCCGATGATTACGGACTGCGCAAGAGCTCGCTCGAAGAAGTGCTCGCCGCTAAAGAGGGAATTTACATGCCTGACAGCCGGGAGACAAATCCGATGGCTACGATGAATATGGTCGATCACGGATTTGTGGCCTCCTATCTGCGCGGCAGCCGTCCGGCGGCCGAAGGCGGATTGTGGGCGGCGAATGCCAACGCCGTGGATGGTGGAACGATGTTCAACCTGACGAAACCCAGCGGCATCTTCCCGGTCGGAAAATACCCGATGTATTTCCCCGATGTAATTGAACGGATCGGCTTCAATATCCTGCCCTGCGGCAAATATACGGGGGATAAATTTGGCAGTTTCGGAACCTATTCGTTCCACTGGACAGCTACCGTGACCAGCGATAACAAGAATTACCGCATTACGATCGGTAACAACAGTTGTAATTTCTCAACCTATGCCGAGACGGGGTCCTCAAACAACGTCCGGTGCGTAGCAAATTATTAG
- a CDS encoding sugar phosphate isomerase/epimerase family protein, whose protein sequence is MKHTVKFILFLLLTASVSGCGTAGRSTLEAYRSWPMGLSVSLTMPAEKLQQVKEAGFGYVEVTLNSLRGKSSEERLAAIERFRADAEQAGLVVWSVHLPFGRAWDISSPNDSLRTAVVGQIAWFIDAVQTLNPRKMVLHPSAEPITDSLRAVHFENSVNSINTLAEAARGTDAQLLVEDLPRTCLCNTSDEMLALFGRIDPSVGICFDTNHLLQETPEAFARAVGGRIASLHISDYDAVDEKHWTMGRGVIDWPVLIGAIASTGYDGVFMFEVGGYDSFGQVAGTWRAMEQRLEEIENRK, encoded by the coding sequence ATGAAACATACCGTAAAATTTATCCTATTCCTGCTCCTGACCGCGTCGGTATCCGGTTGCGGGACTGCCGGACGCAGTACGCTCGAGGCATATCGCAGTTGGCCGATGGGGTTGTCGGTATCGCTGACCATGCCGGCTGAAAAATTACAGCAGGTCAAAGAGGCCGGGTTCGGTTATGTCGAGGTGACGCTCAATTCGCTGCGCGGAAAATCCTCCGAAGAGCGGCTTGCGGCTATCGAACGATTCCGCGCCGATGCCGAACAGGCCGGACTCGTCGTCTGGTCCGTGCATCTTCCTTTCGGCCGCGCTTGGGACATCAGTTCTCCGAACGACTCGCTCCGTACGGCCGTCGTAGGGCAAATAGCATGGTTCATCGATGCCGTACAGACGCTCAATCCCCGGAAGATGGTTCTGCATCCCAGCGCGGAGCCGATCACCGACTCGCTGCGAGCCGTCCATTTCGAAAACAGCGTGAACTCGATCAACACGCTGGCCGAGGCTGCCCGCGGCACCGATGCCCAACTGCTTGTCGAGGACCTGCCGCGAACTTGCCTATGCAACACCTCGGACGAGATGCTGGCGTTGTTCGGGCGGATAGATCCTTCGGTCGGTATTTGCTTCGATACCAACCATTTGCTGCAAGAAACCCCCGAAGCGTTTGCCCGGGCCGTAGGTGGCCGTATCGCCAGTCTTCACATTTCGGATTACGATGCCGTGGATGAGAAGCATTGGACGATGGGCAGGGGCGTGATCGACTGGCCCGTACTGATCGGGGCAATCGCCTCGACGGGATATGACGGCGTATTCATGTTCGAAGTCGGCGGTTACGACAGTTTCGGGCAGGTGGCCGGTACTTGGCGGGCTATGGAGCAGCGTCTTGAAGAGATTGAAAACAGGAAATAA
- a CDS encoding alpha-galactosidase, producing MIHRLLTLLSAALSAGAVSAAAPQQLIDIRTDDVSMVLAARSGGEVYFRHFGGRIDDPAPLSDYKSSRRADHGTDDLAYPAMGGRNFREPALRVTHADGDMNTDLRYVSHTSRQLADPNVTETVVKMSDSSQALDVELVFTAYARENVITTHTVIRNREQGPVTLHSFYSSALTLKADKYLLTHLYGAWAREAQVDHTLLTHGSKSIESMREVRTTHTENPSFMLTLGSDAFSENCGEVIAGALAWSGNFRLNFEVDEYDALTILAGANPNASEYRLRPGESFTTPEMIYTHSLRGAGGASRNLHDWGRNYGVYHAERVVPTLLNSWEGAYFDFDAKVLKQMIDDAASMGLEMFVLDDGWFGNKYPRNAANAGLGDWQVNQKKLPAGIDDIASYAHRKGLKFGIWIEPEMVNPKSELAEKHPDWIVRPPKRDAPETRRQWLLDLSNPAVQDFVFETFDNTMKLSDKIDYIKWDANRNANNVGSAYLPADEQSHFWIDYAQGFYRVMERIRAKYPDVLIQACASGGGRVEYGALRYFDEFWTSDNTEALSRARIQYGTSLFYPAVAMGSHVSAVPNHQTGNVTPIKFRFDMACAGRLGMELQPKQMTDAEKEFARRAIASYKEYRDIVMQGDLYRIGTPYDESGSYGVLYVSKDKRQAVLFAYSLHYQGRSLIPKFRLDGLDPKAGYAVRELNVDKPRFWFDGKTLSGELLMNAGINPHLSKIYDSAVFVLKAQ from the coding sequence ATGATACACCGATTGCTGACCTTGCTCTCCGCCGCCTTATCCGCAGGCGCGGTTTCCGCCGCTGCCCCTCAACAACTCATCGACATCCGCACCGACGATGTGTCGATGGTGCTTGCCGCCCGCTCGGGCGGAGAGGTTTATTTCCGCCACTTCGGGGGCCGTATCGACGACCCGGCCCCATTGTCCGACTACAAGAGTTCCCGCCGCGCCGACCACGGGACCGACGATTTGGCCTATCCCGCGATGGGCGGGCGGAATTTCCGCGAACCGGCCCTGCGCGTCACCCACGCCGACGGGGACATGAACACCGACCTGCGTTATGTGTCTCACACGTCGCGGCAACTGGCCGACCCCAACGTCACCGAGACCGTCGTGAAGATGAGCGACAGCAGTCAGGCGCTGGACGTCGAACTGGTCTTCACGGCCTATGCCCGGGAGAACGTCATCACCACGCACACGGTGATCCGCAACCGCGAGCAGGGTCCCGTCACACTACACAGTTTCTACTCCTCGGCCCTGACGCTGAAAGCCGACAAATACCTGCTGACACACCTCTACGGCGCTTGGGCGCGCGAAGCGCAGGTCGACCACACGCTGCTGACCCACGGGTCGAAAAGCATCGAGTCGATGCGCGAGGTGCGCACCACGCACACCGAGAACCCCTCCTTCATGCTCACGCTGGGGAGTGACGCCTTCAGCGAGAACTGCGGCGAAGTGATCGCCGGAGCGCTGGCGTGGAGCGGCAATTTCCGCCTCAACTTCGAGGTCGACGAATACGACGCGCTGACCATACTGGCCGGGGCCAACCCCAACGCTTCGGAATACCGGCTCCGGCCGGGCGAGTCGTTCACCACCCCGGAGATGATCTACACCCACTCGCTGCGCGGCGCCGGAGGTGCCTCGCGCAACCTCCACGACTGGGGCCGCAACTATGGCGTCTACCACGCCGAACGGGTCGTCCCGACGCTGCTCAACAGTTGGGAGGGGGCCTATTTCGATTTCGACGCCAAGGTCCTGAAACAGATGATCGACGATGCCGCTTCGATGGGGCTCGAGATGTTCGTCTTGGACGACGGCTGGTTCGGCAACAAGTACCCGCGCAACGCCGCCAACGCCGGACTGGGCGACTGGCAGGTCAACCAGAAGAAACTCCCCGCCGGGATCGACGACATCGCCTCCTACGCCCACCGCAAGGGGCTGAAATTCGGCATCTGGATCGAGCCCGAGATGGTCAACCCCAAGAGCGAACTGGCCGAGAAGCATCCCGACTGGATCGTGCGGCCGCCGAAGCGCGACGCGCCCGAGACCCGCAGGCAATGGCTGCTGGACCTCTCGAACCCCGCCGTGCAGGACTTCGTCTTCGAGACATTCGACAACACGATGAAGCTCTCGGACAAGATCGACTACATCAAGTGGGACGCCAACCGCAACGCCAACAACGTGGGTTCGGCCTATCTGCCCGCCGACGAGCAGTCGCACTTCTGGATCGACTATGCGCAGGGATTCTACCGCGTGATGGAGCGCATCCGGGCCAAATATCCCGACGTGCTGATCCAAGCCTGCGCTTCGGGCGGCGGCCGCGTGGAGTACGGGGCGCTCCGGTATTTCGACGAATTCTGGACCAGCGACAACACCGAAGCGCTGTCGAGGGCCCGCATCCAGTACGGCACGAGCCTCTTCTATCCGGCCGTGGCGATGGGTTCGCACGTCTCGGCCGTGCCCAACCACCAGACGGGCAACGTCACGCCGATCAAGTTCCGCTTCGACATGGCCTGCGCCGGACGTCTCGGCATGGAGCTCCAGCCCAAACAGATGACCGACGCCGAGAAGGAATTCGCACGCCGGGCCATCGCCAGCTACAAGGAGTACCGCGACATCGTGATGCAGGGCGACCTCTACCGCATCGGCACGCCCTACGACGAGAGCGGCAGCTACGGGGTATTGTATGTCTCGAAAGACAAGCGGCAGGCCGTGCTCTTCGCCTACAGCCTGCACTATCAGGGCCGTTCGCTGATCCCGAAATTCCGCCTCGACGGGCTCGACCCCAAGGCCGGGTACGCCGTGCGGGAGCTGAACGTCGACAAACCCCGCTTCTGGTTCGACGGCAAGACCCTCAGCGGTGAACTGCTCATGAATGCCGGCATAAACCCCCACCTGTCGAAGATATACGACAGCGCCGTATTTGTCCTCAAGGCGCAGTAG
- a CDS encoding sensor histidine kinase — MTGRIRHTFAAAALLLLALTAGPHPAASQPWAPRDGDSAFGGTPGIHLFLPSQFIESIRRDRLTMARIRSYRETYAKAVEQGEYERALAYTDSLIHMAEHHPIPGVTFTGGYQKRARMLHLLHRDAEACAAFDRAVKVRDSVMHLEQSQTLREMQASYELDRLELDKALLTAHHHKTALISLALLLAAIGAGIGFIYAGNRRTQRLQRELLQQMQHVHESEAKKADFINSICHEVRTPLNSITGFSELLSTEEVLPEAHAQYCEIIQESRRQLRYLFDDLLEVSYLENLTEPLPCDYLDICALCRTQLRVMKVRFPKAGVTYVDGIPVEPVAAISSEKYLTILIAALLGNAHKFTRQGQISLECSRDEEHFRITVTDTGCGIPPEQYDYVFERFTKLDTFSQGNGLGLYLCRLIVGHLGGEIQIDPDYTGGTRVVATLPRK; from the coding sequence ATGACCGGGCGCATCCGACATACGTTCGCCGCAGCCGCGTTGCTGCTGCTGGCCCTGACGGCCGGACCGCATCCGGCCGCCTCACAGCCGTGGGCGCCCCGGGACGGTGACAGCGCATTCGGAGGAACTCCCGGGATACACCTCTTCCTGCCCAGCCAGTTCATCGAATCGATCCGCCGGGACCGACTGACCATGGCCCGCATCCGCAGCTATCGTGAAACCTACGCCAAGGCCGTCGAGCAGGGCGAATACGAGCGGGCGCTGGCCTATACCGATTCGCTGATCCACATGGCCGAACACCACCCCATCCCGGGCGTGACTTTCACGGGAGGCTATCAGAAGCGCGCCCGGATGCTCCACCTTCTGCACCGCGACGCCGAGGCTTGCGCGGCTTTCGACCGGGCCGTGAAAGTCCGGGATTCGGTCATGCACCTCGAGCAGAGCCAGACGCTGCGCGAAATGCAGGCTTCGTACGAACTGGACCGGCTGGAACTCGACAAGGCACTGCTCACGGCCCACCACCACAAGACGGCCCTCATCTCGCTGGCTCTGCTGCTCGCAGCGATCGGGGCGGGAATCGGGTTCATCTACGCCGGAAACCGCCGCACCCAGCGGCTTCAGCGCGAATTGCTGCAACAAATGCAGCATGTACACGAAAGCGAGGCGAAGAAGGCGGATTTCATCAATTCGATCTGCCACGAGGTGCGCACGCCGCTCAACAGCATCACGGGGTTCTCGGAGCTGCTCTCCACGGAGGAGGTGCTGCCCGAAGCCCACGCACAATACTGCGAGATCATTCAGGAGAGCCGCCGCCAGTTGCGCTATCTGTTCGACGACCTGCTCGAGGTCTCCTACCTCGAGAATCTCACCGAACCGCTGCCGTGCGACTATCTGGACATCTGCGCCCTGTGCCGCACGCAACTGCGGGTGATGAAGGTCCGCTTCCCCAAAGCCGGCGTGACCTATGTCGACGGGATTCCCGTAGAGCCGGTCGCGGCAATCTCGAGCGAGAAATACCTCACTATCCTCATCGCGGCACTGCTCGGCAACGCGCACAAATTCACCCGGCAGGGACAGATTAGCCTCGAATGCAGCAGGGATGAGGAGCATTTCCGCATCACCGTCACGGACACCGGATGCGGCATCCCGCCCGAGCAGTACGACTACGTCTTCGAACGTTTCACCAAACTCGACACCTTCAGTCAGGGCAACGGACTGGGGTTGTACCTCTGCCGCCTGATCGTCGGCCATCTGGGCGGCGAAATCCAGATCGACCCCGACTACACCGGCGGTACGCGCGTGGTGGCAACCCTGCCGCGCAAATAA
- a CDS encoding DUF6528 family protein: MTYKHLFFRFVIGLCAAIALCAACSEDDKPIIPLPPLDPPASTGEKVIALVEQNPSRVALVDRTTGEMLWHWTPADSDLTAAEQAWFELPDEVKPIYDCKYLLITATRGGVAIIRIEDKRVMFYACPKGQPHSAELLPDGNVVVASSTDGTADGDKLRLYEVDFGRRFASEPVATYPLTFGHNAVWDRTNELLWATAGDVIHTYRYTRSDGRPALVLQDTYPLPEGQNNAHELFPVYGLNQLWLTTPNAIWKFNVSTKEFVRFNASTTANIKCVSSGPADYETILLYPTQSYWSDKLIDTGGRSVYQRDGAQIYKGRWMLNNTFSYPADHQPQS, from the coding sequence ATGACATACAAACACCTTTTTTTCAGATTTGTCATCGGCCTATGTGCAGCCATCGCTCTGTGTGCGGCTTGCAGCGAGGACGACAAGCCGATCATCCCGCTGCCGCCGCTCGATCCGCCTGCGTCTACCGGCGAAAAGGTGATCGCGCTCGTCGAACAGAATCCGAGCCGTGTCGCACTCGTCGACCGCACGACCGGCGAGATGCTCTGGCATTGGACACCCGCCGATTCGGACCTGACGGCTGCCGAGCAGGCTTGGTTCGAACTGCCCGACGAAGTCAAACCGATTTATGATTGCAAATACCTGCTCATCACGGCGACCCGCGGCGGAGTGGCGATCATCCGGATCGAAGACAAGCGGGTGATGTTCTATGCCTGCCCGAAAGGTCAGCCTCACTCGGCCGAATTGCTGCCCGACGGCAATGTCGTCGTAGCCTCATCGACCGACGGCACGGCCGACGGTGATAAACTGCGTCTTTACGAGGTCGACTTCGGGCGGCGGTTCGCGTCCGAACCAGTGGCGACCTACCCGCTGACCTTCGGGCACAATGCCGTCTGGGACCGCACCAACGAGCTCCTGTGGGCCACAGCCGGCGATGTGATCCATACTTACCGGTATACCCGGTCCGACGGCAGGCCGGCGCTGGTGCTGCAGGACACCTATCCGCTGCCCGAAGGACAGAACAATGCGCATGAGCTGTTTCCGGTGTACGGGCTCAACCAGCTTTGGCTCACCACGCCCAATGCGATCTGGAAATTCAATGTCTCGACCAAGGAGTTCGTGCGCTTTAACGCCAGCACGACGGCCAATATCAAGTGTGTGTCGTCGGGCCCGGCCGATTACGAAACGATCCTGCTCTATCCGACACAGAGCTATTGGTCGGACAAACTGATCGATACCGGCGGCCGCAGTGTTTACCAACGGGACGGCGCACAGATTTACAAGGGACGCTGGATGCTCAACAATACGTTCAGCTATCCGGCCGACCATCAACCTCAAAGCTGA